CGATGAACGGCTTGACGACCTTCGCTCCCGCCGAGTCCATGCTGAGCGCGATGACGACGAGGCCCTGGCCCTTGTAGCGCTGCCAGAGGCGCTCCATGGCGGGCATCTCCTCCTTGCACGGCGGGCACCAGGTAGCCCAGAGGTTGAGGAAGACCACCTTGCCCCTGAGGTCGGCGAGCCTGAGCTTGCCGCCTTCGAGCGCAGCGACATTGAAATCCTTGGCCTGCTGCTGGCGATTCGGCTTGATGAGGTCGAGGGCGCGCGCGGGGTCTTCCGTGGCACCCGCGGGCGTGGCACCCGCGGGAAGCGCAGCGCAGGCGAGAAACACCAGGATGCGG
This genomic window from Candidatus Rokuibacteriota bacterium contains:
- a CDS encoding TlpA disulfide reductase family protein, yielding MWRLAPRILVFLACAALPAGATPAGATEDPARALDLIKPNRQQQAKDFNVAALEGGKLRLADLRGKVVFLNLWATWCPPCKEEMPAMERLWQRYKGQGLVVIALSMDSAGAKVVKPFIEEAKYTYRVALDPKMEIAQLYGARSVPSTFIIDRSGVLRAIALGPRDWDGRASFAYFDALLKDGKPRG